A DNA window from Porites lutea chromosome 6, jaPorLute2.1, whole genome shotgun sequence contains the following coding sequences:
- the LOC140940889 gene encoding ribosomal RNA small subunit methyltransferase H-like, protein MAASPLSLYCARSLFIFPYQKLRCFCTQGDSHTVHVPVMLKECLSFLAPRDGQVFIDATFGSGGHSAAILMSAKCKVFALDRDPAAIEIADILSERSEFKGRLFPVLGKFSNIYNVLKSHGVKNESVNGMLLDIGASSIQFDDPDRGFSFYKNGPLDMRMDVRNVTKEGAKGERLPLTAADVVNSINETELTAVLRQYGLEKEAVRISRAIVRARDRIPIVSTRQLAAIVTAAVRNVRTDRFSRQLHPAARTFQALRILVNDELNELQCALKTAHKLLCPGGRLVVISFHALEDSIVRHFFKETHSEVSYLRSRTNVTGKAKTSTWLPLHKKVIYPSDEEVYLNPRSRSAKLRAAAKADNLVLDLTELTNLLDNNTGQTFHNGTSPL, encoded by the exons atggcggcgagTCCCTTGTCTTTATATTGCGCGAGAAGTCTGTTTATATTTCCGTACCAGAAACTGCGATGCTTCTGCACTCAAGGTGATTCCCACACCGTCCATGTTCCCGTGATGTTGAAGGAATGTTTGAGCTTTCTTGCTCCCCGTGATGGCCAA GTTTTTATAGATGCCACATTTGGGTCTGGAGGTCATTCTGCAGCAATCCTCATGAGTGCAAAATGTAAAGTCTTTGCTTTAGACAGAGATCCAGCTGCAATTGAAATAGCAGACATTTTATCTGAAAGATCAGAATTTAAGGGAAGGCTGTTTCCAGTCTTAGGAAAATTTAGTAATATCTATAACGTACTAAAGAGCCATGGTGTCAAGAATGAATCTGTGAATGGAATGTTGCTTGACATTGGTGCATCCAGTATTCAGTTTGACGACCCTGACAGAGgattttcattttataaaaatGGACCTTTAGACATGAGAATGGATGTTAGGAATGTCACTAAAGAAGGGGCAAAAGGTGAAAGATTACCACTGACAGCAGCTGATGTGGTGAATTCTATTAATGAAACAGAACTTACGGCTGTTTTAAGACAGTATGGACTAGAAAAGGAAGCAG tccgTATATCTCGTGCTATTGTGCGAGCTCGTGACAGGATTCCAATAGTATCCACCAGACAGTTGGCAGCCATTGTTACTGCAGCAGTTCGTAACGTCAGAACTGACAGGTTCTCGCGTCAACTGCACCCTGCTGCAAGAACCTTCCAAGCTCTACGCATACTTGTAAACGACGAGTTGAACGAACTTCAGTGCGCTTTAAAAACAGCACATAAACTTCTTTGCCCTGGAGGGCGCCTTGTCGTGATTTCCTTTCACGCGCTAGAGGACTCGATTGTCaggcattttttcaaagaaacacACTCCGAAGTGAGTTATTTGCGTTCGAGAACGAATGTCACGGGTAAAGCCAAGACGAGTACATGGCTACCCCTCCATAAAAAAGTCATTTACCCCTCGGATGAAGAGGTTTACCTTAATCCTCGCTCACGATCAGCCAAGCTACGGGCGGCAGCAAAAGCGGACAATTTGGTTCTGGATTTGACTGAACTTACAAACTTATTGGACAACAACACCGGACAAACCTTCCATAACGGCACATCACCGCTTTGA